A stretch of the Chlamydia pecorum E58 genome encodes the following:
- the trxB gene encoding thioredoxin-disulfide reductase, producing the protein MSHSPVIIIGSGPAGYTAAVYAARALLQPRLFEGFFSGTAGGQLMTTTEVENFPGFPEGILGPVLMEKMKAQAVRYGTEVLSKDITSVDFSKRPFVLYSNEEIYTCDACIIATGASAKRLDIPGAGDDEFWQKGVTACAVCDGASPIFKNKDLFVVGGGDSALEEALFLTRYGKQVYVVHRRDSLRASKAMENKARANDKITFLWNSEIIRISGDSLVRAVDIKNNVTEQVETREAAGVFFAIGHKPNTDFLAGQVNIDESGYILTNKGTTQTSIPGVFAAGDVQDKHYRQAITSAGTGCMAALEAERFLS; encoded by the coding sequence ATTATTGGTTCAGGCCCGGCGGGCTATACTGCAGCAGTATATGCTGCAAGAGCTTTACTCCAACCTCGCCTTTTCGAGGGTTTTTTTTCGGGGACGGCAGGTGGGCAGCTGATGACCACAACAGAAGTTGAAAATTTTCCTGGATTTCCAGAAGGTATTTTAGGCCCTGTATTAATGGAAAAAATGAAAGCTCAAGCGGTGCGTTATGGAACAGAGGTTCTTTCTAAGGATATTACCTCTGTAGATTTTAGTAAGAGGCCTTTTGTCTTATATTCTAATGAAGAGATTTATACATGTGATGCCTGCATTATAGCCACGGGGGCTTCAGCAAAGCGCTTGGATATTCCTGGAGCTGGAGATGACGAATTTTGGCAAAAAGGAGTCACAGCATGTGCAGTGTGTGATGGAGCTTCTCCTATTTTTAAGAATAAAGATTTATTTGTTGTTGGGGGAGGGGATTCAGCATTGGAAGAGGCTTTATTTTTGACTCGCTATGGGAAGCAGGTTTACGTTGTTCACAGAAGGGATTCTTTAAGAGCGTCCAAAGCTATGGAGAATAAGGCTAGGGCAAATGATAAGATTACTTTTTTATGGAATAGTGAGATTATAAGAATTTCTGGAGACTCTTTAGTTCGAGCTGTAGATATTAAAAACAACGTTACTGAGCAAGTGGAGACTCGGGAAGCAGCTGGAGTGTTTTTTGCAATTGGGCATAAGCCAAATACGGATTTTCTTGCTGGACAAGTGAATATTGATGAGTCGGGCTATATCCTAACAAATAAGGGGACAACACAAACATCTATTCCTGGGGTTTTTGCTGCTGGGGATGTTCAAGACAAGCATTACAGGCAAGCCATTACCTCTGCAGGAACTGGGTGCATGGCGGCTTTAGAAGCAGAAAGATTCTTAAGCTAA
- the acpS gene encoding holo-ACP synthase, translated as MEIIHIGTDIIEIQRIRKAIEKHGKHILNRLFTIKEQEYCLKKAHPFASFAARFAGKEAVAKALGTGIGKIVKWKDIEILKTSSQPEVFLAPHIPASTGINKVILSISHSQNYATATAIALA; from the coding sequence ATGGAAATTATCCATATTGGCACAGATATCATTGAAATCCAAAGAATTCGCAAAGCTATAGAAAAGCACGGGAAGCACATCTTGAACCGGCTTTTTACCATTAAAGAGCAAGAATACTGCCTTAAAAAGGCTCATCCCTTCGCTTCTTTTGCAGCAAGATTTGCTGGAAAAGAAGCTGTTGCTAAAGCTTTAGGGACAGGAATTGGCAAAATCGTAAAATGGAAGGATATTGAGATCCTAAAAACTTCTAGTCAACCTGAAGTTTTTTTAGCTCCTCATATCCCTGCGAGCACAGGAATAAATAAAGTCATTCTTTCCATTAGTCATAGCCAAAACTATGCTACAGCAACAGCTATTGCATTAGCTTAA